A genome region from Coffea arabica cultivar ET-39 chromosome 7e, Coffea Arabica ET-39 HiFi, whole genome shotgun sequence includes the following:
- the LOC113701260 gene encoding heat shock factor protein HSF24-like: MSQRTVPAPFLTKTYQLVDDPCSDDVISWNESGTTFVVWKTAEFAKDLLPNYFKHNNFSSFVRQLNTYGFRKIVPDKWEFANDNFKRGRKELLTDIRRRKTTTSTQSTNQAGAGKSITTANPTSPANSGEDLGSSSTSSPDSKSPGSVDTLSAEQFADLSDENEKLKKDNQMLSSELAQTKKQCDDLIAFLTKHVNVAPDQINSIMNQGAAVGEMNFNEIKCVVDDHVDNKEADDDDDENGNGGSLKLFGVTLLTEKNKKRGRDDMDVGYAEVRPRRDVKTLDFCAPWMRIASCAGETSKVCN; this comes from the exons atGTCTCAAAGGACAGTTCCGGCCCCGTTCTTGACCAAGACGTATCAGTTGGTGGATGATCCCTGCTCGGACGATGTAATATCGTGGAACGAAAGCGGTACAACGTTCGTGGTCTGGAAAACCGCGGAGTTTGCTAAGGATTTGCTGCCTAATTACTTCAAGCACAACAACTTTTCCAGCTTCGTTCGTCAGCTCAACACCTAT GGCTTCCGAAAAATTGTCCCCGATAAATGGGAATTTGCCAACGACAATTTCAAGCGAGGCCGGAAGGAGCTCCTAACTGATATCCGTCGACGGAAAACCACGACGTCAACACAGTCTACAAACCAAGCTGGGGCCGGCAAGTCCATAACCACTGCCAATCCCACCTCACCAGCGAATTCCGGCGAGGACTTGGGCTCAAGCTCAACCTCATCCCCCGACTCGAAGAGCCCAGGGTCGGTGGACACCCTATCTGCAGAGCAATTTGCGGACTTGTCGGATGAGAATGAAAAGCTGAAGAAAGATAATCAGATGCTGAGTTCAGAGCTTGCACAGACCAAGAAACAATGCGACGACCTCATTGCATTCTTGACCAAGCATGTAAATGTTGCACCTGATCAAATCAACAGCATCATGAACCAGGGAGCAGCGGTGGGTGAGATGAATTTTAATGAGATCAAGTGTGTTGTTGATGATCATGTTGACAACAAAGAAgccgatgatgatgatgacgaaAATGGAAATGGAGGGAGCTTGAAGTTGTTCGGTGTGACCTTGTTAACAGAGAAGAACAAAAAGAGGGGTCGTGATGACATGGATGTTGGTTATGCTGAGGTTCGTCCTAGGAGAGACGTCAAGACACTCGACTTTTGTGCACCTTGGATGAGAATAGCTTCATGCGCTGGTGAAACCAGCAAGGTTTGTAACTGA